Proteins found in one Lepisosteus oculatus isolate fLepOcu1 chromosome 22, fLepOcu1.hap2, whole genome shotgun sequence genomic segment:
- the LOC102686172 gene encoding insulin-like growth factor-binding protein 3 receptor isoform X1, whose translation MDDLLAQEIWMHLYLSASRSRAEHYAREFTEFTDSCRAPSEPPGVSTPCRRVTVAVPVAMVAWQPFGNLRRCMEDQPPVVIFFLCLLSLAVTFIGFGAYARSHEVKNPDIVQDWNQVLGSLAKLRFCVLENGTDSSTAPLVTGETHASAPLVQHETHDGHVGNPSSDPLALTHLSIVGQLDWAPQRQDQDPVYLSATLWGKQLDFKGSAEKTALNISFILPSWSQLAGNGSERQSGPSRTCIGFSAPARLLPDTPHPQECPTGMDSNSELPSVRAVVSPLSSQEPQNALGCYSTVFTSDPKLTVMLSKEDRALAWHHLLVVSVFLLALCGALCCAGTLSCFKARRHKSSGLDLQQKEPLLDS comes from the exons ATGGATGATCTTCTGGCTCAAGAAATTTGGATGCACCTTTATTTATCCGCTTCAAGATCACGGGCCGAACATTACGCACGGGAATTTACGGAATTCACAGACag TTGTAGAGCCCCCTCTGAACCCCCTGGTGTGTCTACTCCCTGCAGACGAGTGACG GTGGCTGTGCCTGTTGCCATGGTAGCATGGCAGCCCTTTGGGAATCTCCGGAGATGTATGGAGGACCAGCCACCAGTTGTCATCTTCTTCCTCTGCCTCCTCTCATTGGCTGTGACGTTCATCGGCTTTGGAGCTTACGCCCGATCACACGAGGTCAAGAACCCTGACATCGTCCAG GACTGGAACCAGGTGTTGGGCTCTCTTGCAAAGCTGCGGTTCTGTGTGCTGGAGAACGGGACAGACAGCTCGACGGCGCCTCTGGTCACTGGGGAGACACACGCCTCTGCCCCTTTGGTGCAACACGAAACGCATGATGGGCATGTAGGCAACCCCTCCAGCGATCCCTTGGCTTTGACCCATCTGTCCATCGTTGGCCAGCTGGACTGGGCCCCACAGAGACAGGACCAAGACCCTGTCTACCTCTCGGCCACTCTCTGGGGAAAGCAGCTTGACTTTAAGG GCTCTGCAGAAAAGACGGCCCTGAATATATCGTTCATCCTGCCCTCGTGGTCTCAGCTGGCTGGCAACGGGTCAGAGCGTCAGTCAGGTCCCAGCCGGACTTGTATCGGCTTCAGCGCCCCGGCACGCCTCCTGCCCGACACCCC TCACCCCCAGGAGTGTCCGACTGGCATGGACAGTAACTCTGAGCTTCCTTCAGTGAGAGCTGTTGTCTCGCCTCTGAGCTCCCAGGAGCCCCAGAATGCACTGGGCTGCTACAGCACTGTGTTCACCTCTGATCCCAAACTCACGGTTATGCTGTCGAAG GAGGACAGGGCTCTTGCTTGGCATCATTTGCTGGTGGTGAGTGTTTTTCTGCTGGCGCTATGTGGCGCGCTCTGCTGTGCTGGGACCCTGTCCTGCTTCAAGGCCCGCAGGCACAAGAGCAGCGGACTGGACCTGCAGCAGAAG GAGCCCTTGCTTGACTCTTGA
- the LOC102686172 gene encoding transmembrane protein 248 isoform X2 has product MVAWQPFGNLRRCMEDQPPVVIFFLCLLSLAVTFIGFGAYARSHEVKNPDIVQDWNQVLGSLAKLRFCVLENGTDSSTAPLVTGETHASAPLVQHETHDGHVGNPSSDPLALTHLSIVGQLDWAPQRQDQDPVYLSATLWGKQLDFKGSAEKTALNISFILPSWSQLAGNGSERQSGPSRTCIGFSAPARLLPDTPHPQECPTGMDSNSELPSVRAVVSPLSSQEPQNALGCYSTVFTSDPKLTVMLSKEDRALAWHHLLVVSVFLLALCGALCCAGTLSCFKARRHKSSGLDLQQKEPLLDS; this is encoded by the exons ATGGTAGCATGGCAGCCCTTTGGGAATCTCCGGAGATGTATGGAGGACCAGCCACCAGTTGTCATCTTCTTCCTCTGCCTCCTCTCATTGGCTGTGACGTTCATCGGCTTTGGAGCTTACGCCCGATCACACGAGGTCAAGAACCCTGACATCGTCCAG GACTGGAACCAGGTGTTGGGCTCTCTTGCAAAGCTGCGGTTCTGTGTGCTGGAGAACGGGACAGACAGCTCGACGGCGCCTCTGGTCACTGGGGAGACACACGCCTCTGCCCCTTTGGTGCAACACGAAACGCATGATGGGCATGTAGGCAACCCCTCCAGCGATCCCTTGGCTTTGACCCATCTGTCCATCGTTGGCCAGCTGGACTGGGCCCCACAGAGACAGGACCAAGACCCTGTCTACCTCTCGGCCACTCTCTGGGGAAAGCAGCTTGACTTTAAGG GCTCTGCAGAAAAGACGGCCCTGAATATATCGTTCATCCTGCCCTCGTGGTCTCAGCTGGCTGGCAACGGGTCAGAGCGTCAGTCAGGTCCCAGCCGGACTTGTATCGGCTTCAGCGCCCCGGCACGCCTCCTGCCCGACACCCC TCACCCCCAGGAGTGTCCGACTGGCATGGACAGTAACTCTGAGCTTCCTTCAGTGAGAGCTGTTGTCTCGCCTCTGAGCTCCCAGGAGCCCCAGAATGCACTGGGCTGCTACAGCACTGTGTTCACCTCTGATCCCAAACTCACGGTTATGCTGTCGAAG GAGGACAGGGCTCTTGCTTGGCATCATTTGCTGGTGGTGAGTGTTTTTCTGCTGGCGCTATGTGGCGCGCTCTGCTGTGCTGGGACCCTGTCCTGCTTCAAGGCCCGCAGGCACAAGAGCAGCGGACTGGACCTGCAGCAGAAG GAGCCCTTGCTTGACTCTTGA